The proteins below come from a single Drosophila suzukii chromosome X, CBGP_Dsuzu_IsoJpt1.0, whole genome shotgun sequence genomic window:
- the LOC108004608 gene encoding probable serine/threonine-protein kinase kinX, giving the protein MGLFASGGSFEGGIEVINTIVLKAYQLVDLVFNRTETHYDTGLVAGLVGIAVAIGGCVIYTIMKRQMYYSILFGAPNEEADQVEEEEAEDSEVADEEGEADVVGEADVEGEADVEGEADVEGEADEEGEADTLVDEDYLEDSMSNDATDNSEELEPIVQQDTQTEEVPPLNLDEPTEVAAAVPEPRTKSPPKSPPKKKFAIKPVATMYSKEESYKVIQAREAGPMELESIVQQDTQTEEVLNFDEPTEVAAAVPEPRTKSPPKSPPKKKSGIKPVATMYSKEESYKVIQAREAGPMELESIVVQQGTQTEEVLNLDEPTEVAAAVPEPRTKSPPKSPPKKKSGIKPVATMYSKEESYKVIQTREAASMEPLNKLLTPRTVATRHRTSVAVQFPAQAPVPPPKPEDRTGSSRRGRN; this is encoded by the exons atgGGACTGTTTGCCTCAGGAGGAAGTTTCG AGGGTGGAATTGAAGTTATTAATACGATCGTGTTGAAGGCGTATCAGCTCGTTGATTTAGTGTTTAATCGTACCGAGACCCATTACGATACTGGTTTGGTGGCCGGACTGGTCGGCATTGCCGTTGCCATTGGCGGATGCGTAATATATACGATTATGAAACGTCAGATGTATTAT AGCATCCTTTTCGGTGCACCCAACGAGGAAGCTGATCAAGTTGAGGAAGAGGAAGCCGAGGACAGTGAGGTGGCCGATGAGGAGGGTGAGGCCGATGTGGTGGGTGAGGCCGATGTGGAGGGTGAGGCCGATGTGGAGGGTGAGGCCGATGTGGAGGGTGAGGCCGATGAGGAGGGTGAGGCCGATACCCTGGTGGATGAGGACTATTTGGAAGACTCGATGTCGAATGACGCCACTGACAACTCTGAGGAGCTGGAACCGATTGTCCAGCAAGACACACAGACTGAAGAGGTGCCACCGCTCAATTTGGATGAACCCACTGAGGTTGCAGCCGCTGTCCCGGAGCCGAGGACCAAGAGTCCTCCCAAGAGTCCTCCCAAGAAGAAGTTTGCCATCAAGCCCGTTGCCACCATGTATAGTAAGGAAGAGAGCTACAAGGTGATCCAGGCCAGGGAGGCTGGACCCATGGAGCTGGAATCGATTGTCCAGCAAGACACACAGACTGAAGAGGTGCTCAATTTTGATGAACCCACTGAGGTTGCAGCCGCTGTCCCGGAGCCGAGGACCAAGAGTCCTCCCAAGAGTCCTCCCAAGAAGAAGTCGGGCATCAAGCCCGTTGCCACCATGTATAGTAAGGAAGAGAGCTACAAGGTGATCCAGGCCAGGGAGGCTGGACCCATGGAGCTGGAATCGATTGTCGTCCAGCAAGGCACACAGACTGAAGAGGTGCTCAATTTGGATGAACCCACTGAGGTTGCAGCCGCTGTCCCGGAGCCGAGGACCAAGAGTCCTCCCAAGAGTCCTCCCAAGAAGAAGTCGGGCATCAAGCCCGTTGCCACCATGTATAGTAAGGAAGAGAGCTACAAGGTGATCCAGACCAGGGAGGCTGCATCCATGGAGCCGCTCAACAAGCTGCTGACACCCCGCACCGTGGCTACCCGGCACCGCACCTCGGTTGCCGTTCAGTTCCCGGCTCAGGCTCCGGTTCCGCCCCCAAAGCCCGAGGACCGTACCGGTTCTTCCAGGCGTGGACGAAACTAA